The Kiloniellales bacterium genome window below encodes:
- a CDS encoding arginine deiminase family protein: MSEAPGRLRSWGIDSEYGTLRNVLLGRPDFYRWEDAGPIARRTLQNAEQLGVSFDLQLAQAQHAQMVRCYEDAGVACHYLDADEVLHRNFFARDSSFMTPFGPVICHMQLKSRRADYVTAIKFYQDHGVPIFRMVTAGHFEGGDFVIIEPGVALIGYSTQRSERAGAEQVAGWMREEGWEAQVAPIPDHFIHMDALISMVAPKLAVACTEALEPWLLDWLRAKEIEFIEVGYADCARNLAVNLVALGEGRVLSMASSPEVNRRLEACGFQVYAPDMSMFTLGGGGVHCLSQSLCRDSAAL, translated from the coding sequence ATGTCCGAGGCGCCCGGGCGGCTCCGTAGCTGGGGCATCGACAGCGAGTACGGCACCCTGCGCAACGTCCTCCTGGGGCGTCCTGACTTCTACCGCTGGGAGGACGCCGGCCCGATCGCCCGGCGGACCCTTCAGAACGCCGAGCAGCTTGGCGTGAGCTTCGATCTGCAGCTGGCCCAGGCCCAGCACGCCCAGATGGTGCGCTGCTACGAGGACGCCGGGGTCGCCTGCCACTATCTGGACGCGGACGAGGTCCTGCACCGCAACTTCTTCGCCCGTGACTCCAGCTTCATGACGCCCTTCGGCCCGGTGATCTGCCACATGCAGCTCAAGAGCCGGCGCGCAGACTACGTGACCGCCATCAAGTTCTATCAGGACCACGGCGTCCCGATCTTCCGGATGGTCACCGCCGGCCACTTCGAAGGCGGCGACTTCGTCATCATCGAGCCGGGCGTCGCCCTGATCGGCTACAGCACCCAGCGCTCCGAGCGGGCCGGCGCCGAGCAGGTCGCCGGCTGGATGCGCGAAGAGGGCTGGGAGGCCCAGGTCGCGCCGATCCCGGACCATTTCATCCACATGGACGCCCTGATCTCCATGGTCGCACCGAAGCTCGCCGTCGCCTGCACGGAGGCCCTTGAGCCCTGGCTGCTCGACTGGCTGCGTGCCAAGGAGATCGAGTTCATCGAGGTCGGCTACGCCGACTGCGCGCGCAACCTGGCGGTCAACCTGGTCGCCCTCGGCGAGGGCCGCGTGCTCTCCATGGCCAGCAGTCCCGAGGTCAACCGCCGCCTGGAGGCATGCGGCTTCCAGGTCTATGCGCCGGACATGTCGATGTTCACCCTGGGCGGCGGCGGCGTGCATTGCCTGAGCCAGTCGCTTTGCCGCGATTCGGCGGCGCTCTGA
- a CDS encoding universal stress protein has translation MLKKILVAIDGSQPSQRALDMGAQIAEKFDAVLVLIYVIRDMQLPESLRQMAEVELVQESRLTTLQKIGQTILAEAAARAKKQGAKDVRNEVRPGDPAGAILRYVAENGVDLIVLGSRGLGDMESMLLGSVSRKVSNLAKVGCLTVR, from the coding sequence ATGCTGAAGAAGATCCTGGTGGCGATCGACGGCTCGCAGCCGTCCCAGCGCGCCCTCGACATGGGCGCGCAGATCGCCGAGAAGTTCGATGCCGTCCTGGTCCTGATCTACGTGATCCGGGACATGCAGTTGCCCGAAAGCCTGCGCCAGATGGCGGAGGTCGAGCTGGTGCAGGAATCCCGCCTCACCACTTTGCAGAAGATCGGCCAGACGATCCTGGCCGAGGCCGCGGCGCGGGCCAAGAAGCAGGGCGCGAAGGACGTGCGCAACGAAGTCAGGCCCGGCGATCCCGCCGGCGCCATCCTGCGCTACGTCGCCGAGAACGGAGTCGACCTCATCGTCCTGGGCTCGCGCGGCCTGGGCGACATGGAAAGCATGTTGCTGGGCAGCGTTTCGCGCAAGGTCAGCAACCTGGCCAAGGTCGGCTGCCTGACCGTGCGCTGA
- a CDS encoding glycine betaine ABC transporter substrate-binding protein, with amino-acid sequence MLKHVTRFAAAAIAVAGFSAAAAAQDKVTIGVPNWPSVNITANVIKVIAEENFGTEVELVPGTNAVVFKAMDRAKGDIDVHPEVWMPNQENLTKEYVETKKSVVMSDQPYAAVQGVCVTKQTADEHGITSVTQLVNPDVSALFDSNGDGKGELWVGAPGWASTNVEKVKARGYGYDQFFELTTIEETLVLAQLDDAVTKKRPFVFFCYGPHHMFQLHELVQLEEPAYDASRWTMVQPTDDPDWFNKSSIDVAWPPTKVHIAYSKSLETRAPEVAALLGNIQMNSALVSAWTYALVVDKEEPAEYAKKWVSENTEIVNKWLGL; translated from the coding sequence ATGTTGAAACACGTCACACGTTTCGCTGCCGCGGCGATAGCCGTCGCGGGCTTTTCGGCCGCCGCGGCGGCCCAGGACAAGGTCACCATCGGCGTGCCGAACTGGCCCTCGGTGAACATCACCGCCAACGTCATCAAGGTCATCGCCGAGGAGAACTTCGGCACCGAGGTCGAGCTGGTGCCCGGCACCAACGCGGTGGTCTTCAAGGCCATGGACCGGGCCAAGGGCGACATCGACGTGCATCCCGAAGTCTGGATGCCGAACCAGGAGAACCTGACCAAGGAATACGTCGAGACCAAGAAGTCGGTCGTCATGAGCGACCAGCCCTACGCGGCCGTTCAGGGCGTCTGCGTGACCAAGCAGACCGCGGACGAGCACGGCATCACCTCGGTCACCCAGCTGGTCAACCCCGACGTCTCCGCGCTCTTCGATTCCAACGGCGACGGCAAGGGCGAGCTCTGGGTCGGCGCCCCGGGCTGGGCCTCGACCAACGTCGAGAAGGTCAAGGCGCGCGGCTACGGCTACGACCAGTTCTTCGAGCTGACCACGATCGAGGAGACCCTGGTCCTGGCGCAGCTCGACGACGCGGTGACCAAGAAGCGGCCCTTCGTCTTCTTCTGCTACGGCCCGCACCACATGTTCCAGCTCCACGAGCTGGTGCAGCTGGAAGAGCCGGCCTACGACGCCTCCCGCTGGACCATGGTGCAGCCGACCGACGATCCGGACTGGTTCAACAAGTCCAGCATCGACGTCGCCTGGCCGCCGACGAAGGTGCACATCGCCTACTCCAAGTCCCTGGAGACGCGCGCGCCCGAGGTGGCCGCGCTGCTGGGCAACATCCAGATGAACTCCGCGCTGGTCAGCGCCTGGACCTATGCCCTGGTGGTCGACAAGGAAGAGCCCGCCGAATACGCCAAGAAGTGGGTGTCGGAGAACACCGAGATCGTGAACAAGTGGCTCGGCCTCTGA
- a CDS encoding proline/glycine betaine ABC transporter permease → MATEVSLSSVSAPETEAAQSAATKGDALIAEFVVQNPEHYIKAFNKIGATQGYVFTFNLWAAILGPLWAGARSLWGLFWLFALAELFAIVQLGRGLWGDLGADKMAQAEKLMTRAGERQEAAIEAIKNAATNAEALQKSAETLGRAAENAMLAAEAAVAQGPKLTMIGLVLLVLVKAIQGMTADWALERRFVHWRADRSLKAGISQGGFIGAALLAYIAIYPMTIYRFTVAKPAQFFTDFFAVFPSNRDFRVSVATELDKGFDFVTINGEALFDSIVFAIRVLLDGLEVMLVSTPWPVVMAVIVVLAWRLAGPRVAIFTVAALAYLAFLGFWEKSMATVALLGAAAFICIAIGIPIGIWCAKSKSAFAVVRPILDFMQTMPAFVYLIPVIAFFGTGKPPGILATLIFGMPPVIRLTVLGLRGVPSHVREAAMAFGANKRFLLFKVDLPLALPSIMTGINQTILMCLSMVVIASLIGAKGLGEDVLEALQYAAEGQGMLAGFAILFCAMILDRIVQGRSGPA, encoded by the coding sequence ATGGCAACGGAAGTCAGTCTGTCGAGCGTGAGCGCCCCGGAGACCGAGGCGGCGCAAAGCGCGGCGACCAAGGGCGATGCCCTGATCGCCGAGTTCGTGGTCCAGAACCCCGAGCACTACATCAAGGCCTTCAACAAGATCGGCGCGACCCAGGGCTACGTCTTCACCTTCAACCTCTGGGCCGCGATCCTCGGCCCGCTCTGGGCCGGCGCGCGCAGCCTCTGGGGCCTGTTCTGGCTCTTCGCCCTGGCCGAGCTCTTCGCCATCGTGCAGCTCGGCCGCGGCCTCTGGGGCGATCTCGGCGCCGACAAGATGGCGCAGGCCGAGAAGCTCATGACCCGGGCAGGCGAACGCCAGGAGGCGGCGATCGAGGCGATCAAGAACGCCGCGACCAACGCCGAGGCCCTGCAGAAGAGCGCGGAGACTCTCGGGCGCGCGGCTGAGAACGCGATGCTGGCGGCCGAGGCGGCCGTGGCCCAGGGACCCAAGCTCACCATGATCGGCCTGGTGCTCCTGGTCCTGGTCAAGGCGATCCAGGGCATGACCGCCGACTGGGCGCTGGAGCGGCGCTTCGTCCACTGGCGCGCCGACCGTTCGCTCAAGGCAGGGATCAGCCAGGGCGGCTTCATCGGCGCGGCCCTGCTGGCCTACATCGCCATCTACCCAATGACCATCTACCGCTTCACGGTGGCGAAGCCAGCCCAGTTCTTCACGGACTTTTTCGCAGTCTTTCCGTCCAACCGGGACTTCCGGGTCTCGGTCGCGACCGAGCTCGACAAGGGCTTCGATTTCGTGACCATCAACGGCGAGGCGCTCTTCGATTCCATCGTCTTCGCCATCCGGGTGCTGCTCGACGGGCTTGAGGTCATGCTGGTCTCGACGCCCTGGCCGGTGGTCATGGCGGTCATCGTGGTGCTGGCCTGGCGCCTGGCCGGCCCGCGGGTCGCGATCTTCACCGTGGCGGCCCTGGCCTACCTGGCCTTTCTCGGCTTCTGGGAGAAGTCCATGGCGACGGTCGCGCTGCTCGGCGCGGCGGCCTTCATCTGCATCGCCATCGGCATCCCGATCGGGATCTGGTGCGCTAAGAGCAAGTCGGCCTTCGCCGTGGTCCGGCCGATCCTGGACTTCATGCAGACCATGCCGGCCTTCGTCTACCTGATCCCGGTCATCGCCTTCTTCGGCACCGGCAAGCCGCCGGGCATCCTGGCGACGCTGATCTTCGGCATGCCGCCGGTGATCCGCCTGACCGTGCTCGGCCTGCGCGGCGTCCCGTCGCATGTCCGAGAGGCGGCCATGGCCTTCGGGGCGAACAAGCGCTTCCTGCTGTTCAAGGTCGACCTGCCGCTGGCCCTGCCGTCGATCATGACCGGCATCAACCAGACCATCCTGATGTGCCTGTCCATGGTCGTGATCGCCTCGCTAATCGGCGCCAAAGGCCTGGGCGAGGACGTCCTGGAGGCGCTGCAGTACGCGGCCGAGGGACAGGGCATGCTGGCCGGCTTCGCGATCCTGTTCTGCGCCATGATCCTGGACCGCATCGTCCAGGGGCGCAGCGGGCCGGCTTGA
- a CDS encoding betaine/proline/choline family ABC transporter ATP-binding protein (Members of the family are the ATP-binding subunit of ABC transporters for substrates such as betaine, L-proline or other amino acids, choline, carnitine, etc. The substrate specificity is best determined from the substrate-binding subunit, rather than this subunit, as it interacts with the permease subunit and not with substrate directly.), translating into MESDVIELRGVWKIFGDRAQEALAAIRSENLSKAEILERFDCVVGVVDASFNVHRGEIFCVMGLSGSGKSTLVRHINRLLEPTAGEILINGQDVMAKNEEELRLLRAEKIGMVFQNIALLPHRTVRDNVALPLEVQGMSKMERWDVAEKCLEIVELNGWEDKFAHELSGGMQQRVGLARAIAADPDILLMDEPFSALDPLIRRQLQDQFMDLSQRLKKTTVFITHDLDEAIRIGDRIAIMKDGVIVQIGTPEKIVTEPADDYVADFVAGISRLKLVFAHSIMEPIEAYKANGHNSLDGAPRVTEDTDLDHLIDVAVETEGPMVVIDGDKKEIGVITKADLLHGIQGGKG; encoded by the coding sequence ATGGAAAGCGACGTCATCGAGCTGCGTGGGGTCTGGAAGATTTTCGGTGACCGCGCCCAGGAGGCGCTGGCCGCGATCCGCAGCGAGAACCTGAGCAAGGCCGAGATCCTGGAGCGCTTTGACTGCGTGGTCGGCGTCGTCGACGCCAGCTTCAACGTCCATCGCGGCGAGATCTTCTGCGTCATGGGGCTGTCGGGCAGCGGCAAGTCGACCCTGGTCCGGCACATCAACCGGCTGCTGGAGCCGACCGCCGGCGAGATCCTGATCAACGGCCAGGACGTCATGGCCAAGAACGAGGAGGAGCTGCGCCTCCTGCGGGCCGAGAAGATCGGCATGGTCTTCCAGAACATCGCCCTGCTGCCGCACCGCACTGTCCGCGACAACGTCGCCCTGCCGCTCGAGGTCCAGGGCATGAGCAAGATGGAGCGCTGGGACGTCGCCGAGAAGTGCCTCGAGATCGTCGAGCTCAACGGCTGGGAGGACAAGTTCGCCCACGAACTCTCCGGCGGCATGCAGCAGCGGGTCGGCCTGGCCCGCGCGATCGCGGCGGACCCCGACATCCTGCTGATGGACGAGCCCTTCAGCGCGCTGGATCCCCTGATCCGCCGCCAGCTCCAGGACCAGTTCATGGACCTGTCCCAGCGCCTCAAGAAGACCACGGTCTTTATCACCCACGACCTGGACGAGGCGATCCGCATCGGCGACCGCATCGCGATCATGAAGGACGGGGTGATCGTCCAGATCGGCACGCCAGAAAAGATCGTGACCGAGCCGGCCGACGACTACGTCGCCGACTTCGTGGCCGGAATCTCGCGACTCAAGCTGGTCTTCGCGCATTCGATCATGGAGCCGATCGAGGCCTACAAGGCCAACGGCCACAACAGCCTGGACGGCGCGCCGCGAGTCACCGAGGACACCGACCTTGACCACCTGATCGACGTCGCGGTGGAGACCGAGGGGCCGATGGTGGTGATCGACGGCGACAAGAAGGAGATCGGGGTCATCACCAAGGCCGACCTTCTCCACGGCATCCAGGGCGGAAAGGGGTAA
- a CDS encoding aminotransferase class I/II-fold pyridoxal phosphate-dependent enzyme: MAEAAPVAAPSERTVFTKDLSAPDPVPEAGIEAANKLLRDGRLFRYGEDRNGLPEAALFEEEFAAWLGRRYAVAVNSGGGALFLALKAAGVAPGAKVLVNAFTLAPVPGAVAHAGAQPVLVEVDGNYHIDLEDLDRKAADSGARILLLSYMRGHIPDMDRLMEVCRRRDLVLIEDCAHTMGARWDGRLSGTFGQVTCFSSQTFKHINSGEGGILVTDDPDIAAKAILHSGSYMLYAQHRARPPLEVFERHKYDTPNFSMRMSSLAAALLRPQLAELDVRIAAWRRSYRQLEGLLNRIDHIVVPARSPKEEFVPSSLQFSLTGLTDGEILAFLADCDRHGVHVKWFGRAEPLGFTSSHRHWRYLAEPQDLPRSETVLGGLCDLRLPSSLTEADCEVLAAVLQESMAQLAEAGLAP; encoded by the coding sequence ATGGCCGAGGCCGCGCCCGTCGCAGCGCCGTCCGAGCGCACGGTCTTCACCAAGGACCTCAGCGCCCCGGACCCGGTGCCGGAGGCGGGGATCGAGGCGGCCAACAAGCTGCTGCGCGACGGCCGGCTGTTCCGCTACGGCGAGGACCGCAACGGCCTGCCCGAGGCCGCGCTCTTCGAGGAGGAGTTCGCCGCCTGGCTCGGGCGCCGCTACGCCGTGGCGGTCAACTCCGGCGGTGGCGCGCTCTTCCTGGCGCTCAAGGCGGCAGGGGTCGCCCCGGGCGCCAAGGTCCTGGTCAACGCCTTCACCCTGGCGCCGGTGCCGGGCGCCGTCGCCCACGCCGGCGCGCAGCCTGTCCTGGTCGAGGTCGACGGCAACTACCACATCGACCTCGAGGATCTGGACCGAAAGGCGGCGGACTCGGGTGCCCGCATCCTGCTGCTGTCCTACATGCGCGGGCACATCCCCGACATGGACCGCCTGATGGAGGTCTGCCGCCGTCGCGACCTCGTGCTGATCGAGGACTGCGCCCACACCATGGGCGCGCGCTGGGACGGTCGGCTCAGCGGCACCTTCGGCCAGGTCACCTGCTTCAGCAGCCAGACCTTCAAGCACATCAACTCGGGCGAAGGCGGGATCCTGGTGACCGACGACCCGGACATCGCGGCCAAGGCGATCCTGCACTCCGGCAGCTACATGCTCTACGCCCAGCACCGCGCCCGGCCGCCGCTGGAGGTCTTCGAGCGCCACAAGTACGACACCCCGAACTTCTCGATGCGGATGTCGAGCCTCGCGGCGGCGCTGCTGCGGCCGCAGCTGGCCGAGCTGGACGTGCGGATCGCGGCCTGGCGGCGCAGCTACCGGCAGCTGGAAGGGCTCCTAAACCGGATCGATCACATCGTCGTTCCAGCACGTTCGCCGAAGGAAGAGTTCGTGCCCAGCTCCCTGCAGTTCAGCCTCACCGGGCTCACCGACGGCGAGATCCTGGCCTTCCTGGCGGACTGCGACCGCCACGGCGTGCACGTCAAGTGGTTCGGCCGCGCCGAGCCGCTCGGCTTCACCTCGTCGCACCGGCACTGGCGCTACCTGGCCGAGCCCCAGGACCTGCCGCGCTCCGAGACCGTCCTGGGCGGCCTCTGCGACCTGCGCCTGCCGTCCAGCCTGACCGAGGCGGACTGCGAAGTCCTGGCAGCGGTCCTGCAGGAGTCCATGGCGCAGCTTGCCGAGGCGGGTCTGGCGCCGTGA
- the hisD gene encoding histidinol dehydrogenase, translating into MTVTHLKSALKTPAAGDAETTKIVSALLQEIESGGEAATRAVAERLDGWTDDILVSEDALRQAEAGLPESVKEDIRFARQRVGDFARRQRDSMQEFEVTLVDGLIAGQRLIPVTTAGCYVPGGRYAHAASAIMSVCTAKVAGVQNVIAASPAQKGRGIHPAILYAMKASGADHILALGGVQGIAALAYGHFTGHPADIIVGPGNRFVAEAKRLLFGRIGIDVIAGPTESMVAADDTADPEIVAADLTGQAEHGPDSPVWLVTSSRELAEQVIQIMPRVIAALPEVARNAAEAAWRDFGEVILAETREEMAQVCDRYAPEHLQVQARDLDWWLGRLRNYGSLFLGEETTVAFGDKCSGPNHILPTRGAGRYSGGLNAGKFIKSLTYQRMTRDATRAVAPVAARISRLEGMEGHAVTGDVRLAKYFPGEHFDLQVEGSD; encoded by the coding sequence ATGACCGTTACCCATCTGAAGTCTGCGCTGAAGACTCCCGCCGCCGGCGACGCGGAAACGACGAAGATCGTCTCCGCGCTGCTCCAGGAAATCGAATCCGGCGGCGAGGCTGCGACCCGGGCCGTCGCCGAGCGCCTGGACGGCTGGACCGACGACATCCTGGTGAGCGAGGACGCGCTGCGCCAGGCGGAGGCCGGCCTGCCGGAATCGGTCAAGGAGGACATCCGTTTCGCCCGCCAGCGGGTCGGCGACTTCGCCCGGCGCCAGCGGGACTCGATGCAGGAGTTCGAGGTCACCCTGGTCGACGGCCTGATCGCCGGGCAGCGCCTGATCCCCGTGACCACCGCCGGCTGCTACGTGCCCGGCGGTCGCTACGCCCACGCCGCCTCGGCGATCATGAGCGTCTGCACGGCCAAGGTCGCCGGGGTCCAGAACGTCATCGCTGCCTCGCCGGCGCAGAAGGGCCGGGGCATCCATCCGGCGATCCTCTACGCCATGAAGGCCTCGGGCGCCGACCACATCCTGGCCCTGGGCGGGGTCCAGGGAATCGCCGCCCTGGCCTACGGGCATTTCACCGGCCATCCGGCCGACATCATCGTCGGCCCCGGCAACCGCTTCGTCGCCGAGGCCAAGCGGCTGCTCTTCGGGCGCATCGGCATCGACGTCATCGCCGGCCCGACCGAATCCATGGTCGCCGCCGACGACACCGCCGATCCGGAGATCGTCGCCGCCGACCTCACCGGTCAAGCCGAGCACGGGCCGGATTCTCCGGTCTGGCTGGTCACCAGCAGCCGCGAGCTGGCCGAGCAGGTGATCCAGATCATGCCGCGCGTGATCGCCGCCCTGCCGGAGGTCGCCCGGAACGCGGCAGAAGCGGCCTGGCGCGACTTCGGCGAGGTCATCCTGGCGGAGACCCGGGAGGAGATGGCCCAGGTCTGCGACCGCTACGCGCCGGAGCACCTGCAGGTCCAGGCCCGCGACCTGGACTGGTGGCTGGGCCGGCTGCGCAACTACGGCTCGCTGTTCCTGGGCGAGGAGACCACCGTGGCCTTCGGCGACAAGTGCTCCGGGCCGAATCACATCCTGCCGACCCGCGGCGCCGGCCGCTATTCCGGCGGCCTCAACGCCGGCAAGTTCATCAAGTCCCTGACCTATCAGCGCATGACCCGGGACGCGACCCGGGCGGTGGCGCCAGTGGCGGCGCGGATCTCGCGCCTGGAGGGCATGGAGGGCCACGCCGTGACCGGCGACGTCCGGCTCGCCAAGTACTTCCCGGGCGAACACTTCGACCTCCAGGTCGAAGGAAGCGACTGA
- a CDS encoding LacI family DNA-binding transcriptional regulator, giving the protein MEAKNDIAPKDNESAIAMVGSKAPTMEDVARAAGVSPATVSRCINRPEMVREDRRLRIRTAIAELGYVPHGAARALASKRSMTIGALFPRLNSLLFGSFIAPLQRRLHAEGYTLVVSSSDYDPATEHQQVSSLVSNGIDGLVLIGTSHDPAVFELLERKAIPFVLTWAWDPGYAQPQIGFCNATAAGAVANYLLDIGHRRIGMISGPADGNDRVGARIRGVRTALAARGCELPDRYLVESPFDIREGGKAFGRLTQQPDPPTAVLCGSDIFAIGAIFEARRLGLKVPEDVSITGFDDTDLASCVVPALTTLRTPRAEMAELTAAYLLDRLAGRQTGPQELETELIVRESSAPPGR; this is encoded by the coding sequence TTGGAAGCCAAGAACGACATCGCGCCGAAGGACAATGAAAGCGCAATCGCGATGGTTGGCTCAAAGGCGCCGACCATGGAGGACGTGGCGCGCGCCGCCGGCGTCTCCCCGGCCACGGTCTCGCGCTGCATCAACCGTCCGGAGATGGTGCGTGAGGACCGGCGCCTGAGGATCCGGACCGCGATCGCCGAGCTCGGCTACGTCCCCCACGGCGCCGCCCGGGCCCTGGCCTCGAAGCGCTCGATGACCATCGGCGCCCTCTTCCCGCGCCTGAACAGCCTGCTCTTCGGCAGCTTCATCGCCCCGCTGCAGCGCCGCCTCCATGCCGAGGGCTACACCCTGGTGGTCTCCTCCTCGGACTACGATCCCGCAACGGAGCACCAGCAGGTCTCCAGCCTGGTCTCGAACGGCATCGACGGCCTGGTCCTGATCGGCACCAGCCACGACCCGGCGGTCTTCGAGCTTCTGGAGCGTAAGGCCATTCCCTTCGTCCTGACCTGGGCCTGGGATCCGGGCTATGCGCAGCCGCAGATCGGCTTTTGCAACGCCACCGCCGCTGGCGCGGTCGCCAACTACCTGCTGGACATCGGCCACCGCCGGATCGGCATGATCTCGGGCCCGGCCGACGGCAACGACCGGGTCGGCGCCCGGATCCGCGGCGTGCGCACCGCCCTCGCCGCGCGCGGCTGCGAGCTGCCGGACCGTTACCTGGTCGAGAGCCCCTTCGACATTAGAGAGGGCGGCAAGGCCTTCGGTCGGCTGACGCAGCAGCCCGATCCGCCGACCGCGGTGCTCTGCGGCTCCGACATCTTCGCGATCGGCGCGATCTTCGAGGCGCGGCGCCTGGGCCTGAAGGTCCCCGAGGACGTCTCGATCACCGGCTTCGACGATACCGACCTGGCGTCCTGCGTCGTGCCGGCGCTGACCACCCTGCGCACCCCGCGCGCCGAAATGGCCGAGCTGACCGCCGCCTACCTGCTCGACCGCCTTGCCGGCCGCCAGACCGGACCGCAAGAGCTGGAGACCGAGCTGATCGTCCGGGAAAGCTCGGCCCCGCCCGGAAGGTGA
- a CDS encoding threonine synthase, whose translation MLDPALTQELPSFVTHLECSMTGQRYEADKVQGLSEVGRPLLVRYDLEALGKVVSKAALAARRTGFWRYREFLPVRKAANVVSLGEVVTPMIPLSRLSDGEIIVKDEGRLPTGSFKARGLALAVSMAKELGLEHLAMPTNGNAGAAMAAYASQAGLRTTIFCPDDTPEINVSEIKLQGAKVYKVNGLINDCGKIVGAGKESVGWFDVSTLKEPYRIEGKKTMGLELAEQLGWELPDVIFYPTGGGTGLIGMWKAFAELEAIGWIGAKRPRMVAVQATGCAPIVKAYEAGEEHAPLWEDAQTYAAGIRVPIAVGDFLILRAVRESGGFAIAVTDEAIRSALEEVAAVEGLLLCPEGAATYAAYKTALADGRVKPGETAVLFNCATGLKYPLPKVEAWLDKDELPDLTTL comes from the coding sequence ATGCTCGATCCCGCCCTGACCCAGGAGCTGCCCAGCTTCGTCACCCACCTGGAATGCTCGATGACCGGGCAGCGCTACGAGGCCGACAAGGTCCAGGGCCTCTCGGAGGTCGGCCGGCCGCTGCTGGTGCGCTACGACCTCGAGGCGCTGGGCAAGGTCGTCTCCAAGGCGGCCCTGGCCGCGCGCCGGACCGGCTTCTGGCGCTACCGCGAGTTCCTGCCGGTCCGCAAGGCCGCCAACGTGGTCAGCCTGGGCGAGGTGGTCACGCCGATGATCCCCCTGTCGCGGCTGAGCGACGGCGAGATCATCGTCAAGGACGAAGGCCGCCTGCCGACCGGCTCCTTCAAGGCCCGCGGCCTGGCCCTCGCCGTGTCCATGGCCAAGGAGCTGGGCCTTGAGCACCTGGCCATGCCGACCAACGGCAACGCCGGCGCCGCCATGGCCGCTTACGCCAGCCAGGCCGGCCTACGGACCACGATCTTCTGCCCGGACGACACGCCGGAGATCAACGTCTCGGAGATCAAGCTGCAAGGTGCCAAGGTCTACAAGGTCAATGGCCTGATCAACGACTGCGGCAAGATCGTCGGCGCCGGCAAGGAGAGCGTCGGCTGGTTCGACGTCTCGACCCTGAAGGAGCCCTACCGGATCGAGGGCAAGAAGACCATGGGCCTGGAGCTGGCCGAGCAGCTGGGCTGGGAGCTGCCAGACGTCATCTTCTATCCGACCGGCGGCGGCACCGGCCTGATCGGCATGTGGAAGGCCTTCGCCGAGCTGGAGGCCATCGGCTGGATCGGCGCCAAGCGGCCGCGCATGGTGGCGGTGCAGGCGACCGGCTGCGCGCCCATCGTCAAGGCTTACGAGGCCGGCGAGGAGCACGCGCCCCTCTGGGAGGACGCCCAGACCTACGCCGCCGGCATCCGGGTGCCGATCGCGGTCGGCGATTTCCTGATCCTGCGGGCGGTGCGGGAAAGCGGCGGCTTCGCCATCGCCGTGACCGACGAGGCGATCCGAAGCGCCCTGGAAGAGGTCGCGGCGGTCGAAGGCCTGCTGCTCTGCCCCGAGGGTGCGGCGACCTACGCCGCCTACAAGACGGCGCTGGCCGACGGCCGGGTCAAGCCGGGCGAGACGGCCGTCCTGTTCAACTGCGCGACCGGCCTGAAGTACCCCCTGCCCAAGGTCGAGGCCTGGCTCGACAAGGACGAACTGCCGGACCTGACCACGTTGTAA